One genomic region from Streptomyces sp. NBC_01431 encodes:
- a CDS encoding cytosine permease, with amino-acid sequence MSTSTPDEAQSALETRGLEPVPDAERTARTRELFPTWVAANISVLLLTMGASLVVAYKLNFWQAIVVAVCAPIVSYGLVGLIGIAGKRGGAPGMALSRAVFGQRGNLLPGSLIWVARWGWETINAVTGAYAVLTVLDILFGIKSNTFLIIVTLAVFVVITFAISGLGIHVVQKCNKYATYLFGAFSVLVLVYLVMNTNWSAVFAQPAGKTSLMVAGTGMIAAGGVSWIPSAPDFARYLPRTASAKAIVGNSVGGAGIVVLPMVLMGAVMAVSTPDLASATDPVSFLGEILPMWIAVPYLLIALVGMLLINSMSMYSAGFTAQTLGFKIPRHWAVSVNAVISLVFGGVLMLVATSFMGSFIAFLSLLAVAFSAWVGVFGADMLRRTEYDAKALLDTTRTSAYWYKGGFSPAAVIAWAVGLLGGLMFTKSDWFTGPLAANNPVGEYGLGWVATIVISGLLYVVLPKPAVVAPEPSEEVKSPETLAV; translated from the coding sequence ATGAGCACTAGCACCCCTGACGAAGCGCAGAGCGCCCTGGAAACACGCGGCCTGGAGCCGGTGCCGGACGCGGAGCGCACCGCGAGAACCCGCGAACTCTTCCCCACCTGGGTCGCCGCCAACATCAGCGTGCTGCTGCTCACGATGGGCGCGAGTCTCGTCGTCGCGTACAAGCTCAACTTCTGGCAGGCGATCGTGGTCGCCGTGTGCGCCCCGATCGTCTCCTACGGCCTGGTCGGCCTCATCGGCATCGCGGGCAAGCGCGGCGGCGCCCCCGGCATGGCGCTCTCGCGCGCGGTGTTCGGCCAGCGCGGCAACCTGCTGCCCGGTTCGCTGATCTGGGTGGCGCGCTGGGGCTGGGAGACCATCAACGCGGTGACCGGCGCCTATGCGGTGCTGACCGTGCTCGACATCCTCTTCGGCATCAAGAGCAACACGTTCCTGATCATCGTCACGCTCGCCGTCTTCGTGGTCATCACCTTCGCGATATCCGGCCTGGGCATCCACGTCGTGCAGAAGTGCAACAAGTACGCGACGTACCTGTTCGGCGCCTTCTCGGTCCTGGTGCTCGTCTACCTCGTCATGAACACCAACTGGTCCGCGGTCTTCGCCCAGCCGGCCGGCAAGACCTCGCTGATGGTCGCGGGCACCGGCATGATCGCCGCCGGGGGGGTCAGCTGGATCCCGTCCGCCCCCGACTTCGCCCGCTACCTGCCGCGCACCGCCTCCGCCAAGGCGATCGTCGGCAACTCCGTCGGCGGCGCCGGCATCGTCGTGCTGCCGATGGTCCTGATGGGCGCGGTCATGGCGGTCTCCACCCCGGACCTGGCCTCGGCCACCGACCCGGTGTCCTTCCTCGGCGAGATCCTGCCGATGTGGATCGCGGTGCCGTACCTGCTGATCGCGCTGGTCGGCATGCTGCTGATCAACTCGATGTCGATGTACTCGGCGGGCTTCACCGCGCAAACCCTCGGCTTCAAGATCCCGCGCCACTGGGCCGTCTCGGTGAACGCGGTGATCTCGCTGGTCTTCGGCGGTGTCCTGATGCTGGTCGCCACCAGCTTCATGGGCTCGTTCATCGCCTTCCTTTCGCTGCTCGCCGTCGCCTTCTCGGCCTGGGTCGGCGTGTTCGGCGCGGACATGCTGCGCCGCACCGAGTACGACGCCAAGGCGCTGCTCGACACCACCCGCACCAGCGCCTACTGGTACAAGGGCGGCTTCTCCCCCGCCGCGGTCATCGCCTGGGCGGTCGGCCTGCTCGGCGGCCTGATGTTCACCAAGTCCGACTGGTTCACCGGCCCGCTGGCCGCGAACAACCCGGTCGGCGAGTACGGCCTCGGCTGGGTCGCCACCATCGTGATCTCCGGCCTGCTCTACGTGGTGCTGCCCAAGCCCGCCGTGGTGGCCCCGGAGCCGTCCGAGGAAGTCAAGTCGCCCGAGACACTGGCCGTCTGA
- a CDS encoding LLM class flavin-dependent oxidoreductase, producing MPFTVVRMNLVDPAATSQTLSARYRAALEMAAYADDRGIDTVQTEEHHGADNNWLPSPFTFAGAVFGATRRIAVTVSAIIGPLYDPLRLAEDVAVLDLVSGGRLVTVAGIGYRPAEYEQQGVEWGRRGRLQDELLETLLKAWTGEEFTFRGRRVRVTPRPFTEPHPMLLVGGSSRAAARRAARLGLPFFPSAHLPEIEAYYNEKLAEYGTEGFCMMPAATTTLLHVAEDPDRTWAEYGEHFLHEARMYASWQSKDIRSAVRSAATTVDELRAEGVYRIVTPEQCAALAADSLVLHPLCGGMPVDEGWRSLHLFCERVLPAL from the coding sequence ATGCCGTTCACGGTCGTACGCATGAATCTGGTGGACCCGGCCGCCACCTCGCAGACGCTGTCCGCCCGCTACCGGGCGGCCCTGGAGATGGCGGCGTACGCCGACGACCGGGGCATCGACACCGTCCAGACCGAGGAGCACCACGGCGCGGACAACAACTGGCTCCCGTCGCCCTTCACCTTCGCGGGCGCGGTCTTCGGCGCCACCCGCCGCATCGCGGTGACGGTCTCCGCGATCATCGGCCCGCTCTACGACCCGCTGCGGCTCGCCGAGGACGTCGCGGTCCTCGACCTGGTGAGCGGCGGCCGCCTGGTGACGGTGGCGGGGATCGGCTACCGGCCCGCCGAGTACGAGCAGCAGGGCGTCGAGTGGGGCCGGCGCGGCAGGCTCCAGGACGAGTTGCTCGAGACCCTCCTGAAGGCGTGGACGGGTGAGGAGTTCACCTTCCGGGGGCGCCGGGTCCGGGTCACACCGCGGCCGTTCACCGAGCCGCATCCGATGCTGCTGGTGGGCGGCTCCTCGCGGGCCGCGGCCCGCCGCGCGGCCCGGCTCGGGCTGCCGTTCTTCCCGAGCGCGCATCTGCCGGAGATCGAGGCGTACTACAACGAGAAGCTCGCCGAGTACGGCACCGAGGGCTTCTGCATGATGCCGGCGGCGACGACGACGCTGCTGCACGTCGCCGAGGACCCGGACCGGACGTGGGCCGAGTACGGCGAGCACTTCCTGCACGAGGCGCGGATGTACGCGTCCTGGCAGTCCAAGGACATCCGCTCGGCGGTGAGGTCGGCGGCCACCACCGTGGACGAGCTGCGTGCCGAGGGCGTCTACCGGATCGTGACCCCCGAGCAGTGCGCGGCGCTGGCCGCCGACAGTCTCGTCCTGCATCCGCTGTGCGGCGGGATGCCGGTGGACGAGGGCTGGCGCAGCCTGCACCTGTTCTGCGAACGGGTGCTGCCCGCGCTGTGA
- the ftsY gene encoding signal recognition particle-docking protein FtsY, whose protein sequence is MEFVILAVVIALVAVGAISGLVVSSRKKKQLPPTAPPSTPTITAPPAEPQVGEDAAETAEEPRRTIEEVGLPEASAAPVVIEEPAAPEIPALEVPEPTAGRLVRLRARLARSQNALGKGLLTLLSREHLDEDTWEEIEDTLLTADVGVAPTQELVDRLRERVRVLGTRTPEELRTLLREELLALLGPDFDREVKTEGGETVPGVVMVVGVNGTGKTTTTGKLARVLVADGKSVVLGAADTFRAAAADQLQTWGERVGARTVRGPEGGDPASIAFDAVKEGIAEGADVVLIDTAGRLHTKTGLMDELGKVKRVVEKHGPLDEILLVLDATTGQNGLVQARVFAEVVDITGIVLTKLDGTAKGGIVIAVQRELGVPVKLVGLGEGADDLAPFEPEAFVDALIGE, encoded by the coding sequence ATGGAATTCGTCATCCTTGCTGTAGTCATCGCCCTGGTCGCGGTCGGCGCGATCAGCGGGCTCGTGGTCAGCAGCCGCAAGAAGAAGCAGCTGCCGCCCACCGCCCCGCCGAGCACGCCGACCATCACAGCCCCGCCCGCCGAACCTCAGGTCGGTGAGGACGCCGCGGAGACGGCTGAGGAACCGCGCCGCACCATCGAGGAGGTCGGCCTCCCCGAGGCGTCCGCCGCGCCGGTCGTCATCGAGGAGCCGGCCGCACCCGAGATCCCGGCGCTGGAGGTCCCCGAACCCACCGCCGGCCGCCTCGTCCGGCTGCGTGCCCGCCTCGCCCGCTCGCAGAACGCCCTCGGCAAGGGACTGCTCACCCTGCTCTCCCGCGAGCACCTCGACGAGGACACCTGGGAGGAGATCGAGGACACCCTGCTGACCGCCGACGTCGGCGTCGCACCGACCCAGGAGCTGGTCGACCGGCTCCGCGAGCGCGTCAGGGTGCTCGGCACCCGCACCCCCGAGGAGCTGCGCACCCTGCTGCGCGAGGAGCTCCTCGCGCTGCTCGGCCCCGACTTCGACCGCGAGGTGAAGACCGAGGGCGGCGAGACGGTGCCCGGCGTCGTCATGGTCGTCGGCGTCAACGGCACCGGCAAGACCACCACCACCGGCAAGCTCGCCCGCGTCCTGGTCGCCGACGGCAAGTCCGTGGTGCTGGGCGCCGCCGACACCTTCCGCGCCGCCGCCGCCGACCAGTTGCAGACCTGGGGCGAGCGGGTCGGCGCCCGCACCGTGCGCGGCCCCGAGGGCGGCGACCCCGCCTCGATCGCGTTCGACGCCGTCAAGGAAGGCATCGCCGAGGGTGCCGACGTCGTCCTCATCGACACCGCGGGCCGGCTGCACACCAAGACCGGGCTCATGGACGAACTCGGCAAGGTCAAGCGGGTCGTGGAGAAGCACGGCCCGCTGGACGAGATCCTGCTCGTCCTGGACGCCACCACCGGCCAGAACGGTCTGGTCCAGGCCCGGGTGTTCGCCGAGGTCGTGGACATCACCGGCATCGTCCTCACCAAGCTCGACGGCACCGCCAAGGGCGGCATCGTCATCGCCGTCCAGCGTGAACTGGGCGTGCCCGTCAAGCTCGTCGGGCTCGGCGAGGGCGCGGACGACCTCGCCCCGTTCGAGCCGGAGGCGTTCGTGGACGCCCTCATCGGCGAGTAG